One stretch of Cervus canadensis isolate Bull #8, Minnesota chromosome 5, ASM1932006v1, whole genome shotgun sequence DNA includes these proteins:
- the LOC122442502 gene encoding predicted GPI-anchored protein 58, whose product MVPGGLGTPLTLGDEGIRPGRPFKLLIPPAPPTGRLQSPARGPQKCRQSAQRLEQPASGRRRSPAHPAPPTAGSPALRAACREARARSAPRRRVAILPPPHGPVGGLAGAASDAPGDVLTRPSGAAPLSLGDRSQERSSSPSEPVVEPWGPEQTRSPWPGVLGLMTQQRRAGANEGQLPGARGPRVRPRASFCETSLLVANGVQLGSPGPASDQTGVLGLRPLVYKEFQKLNVGPNPSFCLYRF is encoded by the exons ATGGTCCCG GGGGGGCTCGGGACGCCGCTCACATTGGGAGACGAGGGGATCCGCCCGGGCCGGCCCTTCAAGCTTCTTATTCCTCCCGCGCCGCCTACCGGAAGACTCCAAAGCCCGGCTAGAGGCCCCCAGAAGTGCAGGCAGAGCGCCCAGAGGCTGGAGCAGCCTGCTTCCGGCCGCCGCCGATCCCCCGCCCACCCCGCACCGCCCACTGCCGGAAGCCCGGCGTTACGCGCGGCCTGCCGGGAGGCCCGCGCTCGCTCCGCCCCGCGCCGGCGTGTCGCCATCTTGCCTCCCCCTCACGGTCCCGTCGGGGGCTTGGCCGGCGCCGCCTCTGACGCGCCGGGCGACGTCCTGACTCGACCCAGTGGGGccgcccctctgtccctgggtgaCCGCAGCCAGGAACGGAGTAGCTCACCCTCAGAG CCAGTTGTAGAACCCTGGGGTCCAGAGCAGACGAGGAGCCCCTGGCCGGGTGTGCTTGGGTTGATGACCCAGCAGCGAAGAGCTGGAGCGAATGAAGGACAGCTCCCGGGAGCGAGAGGCCCCCGTGTCCGTCCACGCGCCAGCTTCTGCGAGACAAGCCTCCTAGTCGCAAACGGGGTGCAGCTTGGCTCTCCCGGTCCCGCGTCCGACCAGACGGGTGTCTTAGGCCTCCGTCCATT GGTGTACAAGGAGTTCCAGAAACTAAACGTTGGACCTAACCCCTCCTTCTGCCTGTACAGGTTCTAG